The following proteins come from a genomic window of Myroides odoratus DSM 2801:
- a CDS encoding GDCCVxC domain-containing (seleno)protein, whose translation MTIRLQSTLTCPHCGHQKEEEMPTDACQFFYTCESCQTLLRPLAGDCCVYCSYGDVKCPPIQQNNSCCS comes from the coding sequence ATGACTATACGTTTACAATCTACCCTCACTTGTCCGCATTGTGGACATCAAAAAGAAGAAGAAATGCCAACAGATGCTTGTCAATTCTTTTATACTTGCGAATCTTGTCAAACGCTTTTGCGCCCACTTGCAGGAGATTGCTGTGTGTATTGTAGTTATGGAGATGTCAAATGTCCTCCCATACAACAAAATAACAGCTGTTGCTCCTAA
- a CDS encoding Ppx/GppA phosphatase family protein: MLKIKKYAAIDIGSNAMRLLIMNIVEAKGKDPVFNKSSLIRVPIRLGQDVFTQGEISSESKQRMIEAMQAFYLLMRVNKVERFMACATSAMREADNGQEVAEAVFAASKIKINIIDGEKEAMIIASTDLKNYINQTKNVMFVDVGGGSSEFTIFKEGVPLASKSFRNGTVRLLNDMVSKSVWNDIQNWVREETKDLHDLIVIGSGGNINKAFKMSGKSQDKPLSYSYLNQQLTKLTEMTYDERIAILGLNPDRADVIIPALRIYTFAMRSSGAKQIYVPKIGVSDGIVKAIYFGKIPLEYQTITY, encoded by the coding sequence ATGTTGAAGATAAAGAAATATGCAGCAATCGACATCGGTTCCAATGCGATGCGTTTGTTGATTATGAATATTGTGGAAGCGAAAGGGAAAGATCCCGTTTTTAATAAGAGTTCACTGATTCGCGTTCCTATTCGATTGGGACAAGATGTATTTACGCAAGGTGAAATTAGCAGTGAATCCAAGCAACGCATGATAGAAGCGATGCAAGCCTTTTATTTGTTGATGCGCGTGAATAAAGTAGAGCGTTTTATGGCTTGTGCTACCAGTGCTATGCGCGAAGCGGACAATGGACAAGAAGTAGCAGAAGCTGTTTTTGCTGCATCCAAGATTAAAATCAATATCATTGACGGCGAAAAAGAAGCGATGATTATTGCTTCTACGGATTTGAAAAATTACATCAATCAAACGAAGAATGTGATGTTTGTTGATGTAGGTGGAGGGAGTTCTGAATTTACAATTTTCAAAGAAGGAGTGCCCTTGGCTTCTAAATCATTTCGCAACGGTACCGTTCGTTTGTTAAACGATATGGTATCTAAAAGTGTGTGGAATGACATCCAAAATTGGGTTAGAGAAGAAACCAAAGACCTGCATGATTTGATTGTTATCGGTTCAGGAGGAAATATCAATAAAGCCTTTAAGATGTCTGGTAAAAGCCAGGATAAACCTTTGTCTTATAGTTATTTGAACCAACAATTGACAAAATTGACAGAAATGACCTATGACGAACGTATTGCAATATTGGGGTTAAATCCCGATCGTGCGGATGTAATCATTCCTGCGTTGCGAATTTATACGTTTGCCATGAGATCAAGTGGAGCAAAACAGATTTACGTACCAAAAATTGGAGTTTCTGATGGAATTGTAAAAGCCATTTACTTTGGTAAAATTCCTTTGGAATACCAAACGATCACGTATTAA
- the ppk1 gene encoding polyphosphate kinase 1 codes for MNTTTATPKYYYVDREKSWLAFNERVLQEAGDITVPLLERLRFIGIFSNNLDEFFRVRYATIRRMVLTGESNRRLGSGVVVKDLLTQITNRVIVLQSESLRILAEIEKQLEAEKIFILNENTINDKQKAFVKDYFLHTLSHDLVTVILSDLAPFPLLRDTHGYLAVKLEVDEALRSQRSKANKREKGTRYAIIEIPNIVNRFVELPSEDDKKYIILIDDIIRDNLASIFGIFDYKAEKAFMIKITRDAELGVDTDLHKSFVEKISSGVRDRKEGEIVRFVYDQEMDQDLLDFLLKNVEIEMNDSIIPGGRYHNRRDYMSFPTMGRSDLTYPKQIPAAVRDLDMEDSIIQQLQKKDYLIYTPYQSFSYLVRLLREAALDPQVLSIKITLYRLAKNSQIISSLINAVKNGKKVIAQIELQARFDEASNIYYSELMQSEGVQLIFGVKGLKVHSKICVIERLENKKIKRYGFVSTGNFNESSAKIYTDVTLLTAHNQIMKDVSKVFEFLQVNYRVHKYKHLLVSPHYTRSGFYKLIDREIRNAKNGLPAYIRLKMNSLSDLRMVDRLYEASNVGVKIQLNIRGICCLVPGIPGMSENIEAISVVDRFLEHSRIYIFGNNNNPEVYISSADFMTRNLDERVEVTCPIYDERIKQELIETFEIGWKGNVKTRIQSGDLSNKYRDKNGKEDFQSQKEMYRYYKDKLKG; via the coding sequence ATGAATACAACTACTGCAACACCTAAATATTATTATGTTGATCGTGAGAAAAGCTGGTTGGCTTTTAACGAAAGAGTTTTACAAGAAGCCGGAGATATCACAGTCCCTTTACTTGAACGCTTGCGTTTCATTGGGATTTTTTCGAATAATTTAGATGAGTTTTTCAGGGTGCGTTATGCAACGATTCGCCGGATGGTTTTAACGGGCGAAAGCAATCGTCGCTTGGGAAGTGGAGTAGTAGTCAAAGATTTGTTGACGCAAATTACCAATCGCGTAATCGTCTTGCAAAGCGAGAGCTTGCGTATCCTTGCTGAAATTGAAAAGCAATTAGAAGCAGAGAAAATTTTTATACTCAATGAAAATACAATCAATGACAAACAAAAAGCCTTTGTCAAAGATTATTTTTTACATACCCTATCGCATGATTTAGTCACGGTTATCTTGAGTGACTTGGCTCCGTTTCCTTTGTTGAGAGATACACATGGGTACTTAGCAGTAAAGCTTGAGGTAGATGAAGCCTTGCGAAGCCAAAGAAGTAAAGCAAATAAACGCGAAAAAGGAACGCGTTATGCTATTATTGAAATTCCCAATATCGTCAATCGATTTGTTGAGTTACCCTCAGAAGATGATAAAAAATACATCATCCTAATTGACGATATTATTCGAGATAATCTAGCGTCTATCTTTGGTATTTTCGATTATAAAGCGGAAAAAGCTTTTATGATTAAAATTACACGTGATGCGGAGTTAGGAGTAGATACGGATTTACATAAGTCTTTCGTCGAAAAAATCTCTAGTGGAGTGAGAGACCGAAAGGAAGGTGAAATTGTTCGTTTCGTTTACGATCAAGAAATGGATCAAGATCTATTGGATTTTTTACTTAAAAATGTAGAGATTGAAATGAACGATAGTATCATCCCTGGTGGACGATACCACAACCGACGTGATTATATGAGTTTCCCAACAATGGGAAGATCGGATCTAACCTACCCTAAACAAATACCTGCAGCTGTGCGAGATTTGGATATGGAAGACAGTATCATTCAGCAATTGCAAAAGAAAGATTATTTGATCTATACGCCTTATCAGTCGTTCTCTTACTTGGTTCGACTCTTGCGTGAAGCGGCATTGGATCCACAAGTCTTGTCTATTAAAATTACCTTGTACCGCTTGGCTAAGAATTCTCAGATTATTAGTTCTTTAATCAATGCCGTGAAAAACGGAAAAAAGGTAATTGCACAAATTGAATTGCAAGCGCGTTTTGATGAGGCTAGTAATATTTATTACTCCGAATTGATGCAATCGGAAGGAGTGCAACTGATTTTTGGAGTAAAAGGACTCAAAGTACACAGTAAAATCTGTGTGATTGAGCGATTAGAAAATAAGAAAATTAAGCGATACGGTTTTGTTTCTACCGGAAACTTCAACGAAAGTTCAGCGAAAATATATACAGATGTTACCTTGTTGACCGCTCATAATCAGATTATGAAAGATGTGTCTAAGGTCTTTGAATTTTTACAAGTGAATTACCGTGTACACAAGTATAAGCATTTACTGGTATCGCCCCATTATACCCGATCGGGATTCTATAAATTAATTGATCGAGAGATTCGCAATGCAAAGAATGGATTGCCAGCCTACATCCGACTAAAAATGAATAGTTTATCGGATTTGAGAATGGTGGATCGCCTGTATGAAGCGAGTAATGTAGGAGTAAAAATACAATTAAACATTCGCGGGATTTGCTGCCTAGTACCAGGTATCCCTGGGATGAGTGAGAACATTGAAGCCATTAGTGTGGTGGATCGTTTCTTAGAGCATTCGCGTATTTATATTTTTGGCAATAACAACAACCCTGAAGTATATATCTCTTCTGCGGATTTTATGACGCGAAATCTAGATGAACGTGTGGAAGTGACCTGTCCTATTTACGATGAACGAATCAAACAGGAATTGATTGAAACGTTTGAAATTGGCTGGAAAGGAAATGTGAAAACGCGTATTCAATCGGGTGATTTATCCAACAAATACAGGGATAAAAATGGAAAAGAAGACTTCCAATCTCAAAAAGAAATGTATCGTTATTACAAAGACAAACTAAAAGGATAA
- a CDS encoding SixA phosphatase family protein — translation MKTLILIRHAKSCWEAITEDKNRPISKDRGVQDALLVSQAIASLLPDRFIVWTSTAQRAKQTAALFCQNLDINPTYVIEKEDIYTFDVKKLARTIKKCENTHNALIIFGHNDAITDFVNKFGMVSIDNVPTSGVVVMDFPQEDWKEIKNGTVISKVFPRDLK, via the coding sequence ATGAAAACGCTTATTTTAATTCGACATGCAAAATCGTGTTGGGAGGCTATTACGGAAGATAAGAATAGACCAATCTCAAAAGATCGTGGGGTGCAGGATGCGCTTTTAGTTTCTCAGGCAATTGCTTCACTTTTACCGGATCGTTTTATTGTTTGGACAAGTACGGCACAACGAGCCAAACAAACAGCCGCTCTTTTTTGTCAAAACTTAGATATCAATCCAACTTATGTCATTGAAAAAGAAGATATTTATACTTTCGACGTCAAGAAACTGGCTCGAACGATAAAAAAATGTGAAAATACACACAATGCGCTGATTATTTTCGGACATAATGATGCTATCACGGATTTTGTTAATAAATTTGGTATGGTTTCGATTGATAATGTGCCAACATCAGGAGTGGTTGTTATGGACTTCCCTCAAGAGGATTGGAAAGAAATTAAAAACGGAACTGTAATAAGTAAAGTTTTTCCTAGAGATTTAAAATAA